TAGTGCCGGAGGAAGGGCTCGGTCGATCAGTGACGGTGGTGCtgccggaggaggaggcggcaaGGTTGCACGAGGACCAAGAAGTGTTGAAGCTCGAACCCACCGTGATTCTAAGCGGCCAACACAACAATAACTCACGTTTTTAGTTTTTAAGACTTTGACAAATGCATTACTGACTGTAAAtccatttttttgcgaaatgtgATATGTCAAGACTATCTGTTGTTGCATAAGTGTCTCATTAGGAAGATAAGAGGTGAAAGATTTCTACCAGCACTCTCTTCAGAAAGATTGGAGGCACGACGAGACCTGTCAATGGTAATCGAAGATGAGCCATACTCGTCGAGAACTAAGCAAGCAAAAATGGATTCTCCTATTCTCCAAGGAGGAGAGTGGAGTGATCGCTTCCCATCAAGCGGGAACATAAATAGCAAAGCAGATATTTTACCCATTAATGACTATGAAACAGAAGCCACTTTCTCATAGAAGGCTACTTAGTAAAAACAAATGATTCTTGCAAGCAATGAAACATTTTCGACAAAACGTTGAAACCTAAACTCACCAGACAGTCGCATCCCACAATCCATTTGATGCTGGCAAGTGTTGAAGCTCGCCTGTTAAATGCAAGACGCTATCTCATGTCAAAATCTGTGGATGCCACTAAGGAGTTTAATGTGCCacagaaaacaaagaagaaaacgaaCAAATGGATGTATTCTTTGTTAACATCGCTCCTTGTTGGATTGCAACTTTGCGATCCTCGGCAGCTAAAGTGTGAAAAGACGTAATCACATGAATCAAACGAGGTTAGCCACTCTAGCGATCAATAGTGTTAATACCTCGTGGAAAAGCAGGTCATCTGTCCATTTACAGCTCAGCGAATCTTCCAGACACATTGTTTCTCATTAGAGTAGCAATAATAAAGAGCTAATAGTTTTCTGCACAAGCTCAATCCACAGCTCGGAGATCAATTTAGACAGCATAGACATGCACAAAACAGGACCGACACACAGCATCATCAAACCCGGAATCAAACAGTCATACAGAATAGAAAACTCAGCTCATATGAAACCACGTCATAAGCCAAGAGTCATACTAGAGATGGAATCCAGTGACAGCACAAATTGGAGCAATTTCGATAAGCATTCGGATGGGAACCCCATCATGAAGCGTAAGAGCAACTGCAATTTACTATACATCcaagttgttgttgttgttgcttttttttttttcccgaggcAAAATAAGAGAAGCTATTTCCCCAAAGAGTTGGAATTGCATCAATGAGAACAGTCTACTCACAGAATTAATATAGAGAAAACTGGTCTCTCATGAAGAACAACGAGCAAGGCACTAGGTAAACCAGGGCAATAGACAGAAATAAAAAGTGACGTTTTAAGTTTAGGTTAAACTGAGGTAAAATCAGACTACATGCTCAACAAGCTGCAGTGAATTGCTTCATTTCAATTATGACCAAAGCTTTCTTCATGAGGGAGCATACTCTTCCTAATGAAAAACAGAGCATATTATGATAGAACACAGATACAAATGGAGAACTGGAGGGATGAAAAAAAGAAGGCGAGTAACAGAAATCCCAGCTTCACCAATTATAAAATTAGCTCAATAGAGCAGGAGTATGATATCCTTTGCTTTCATAAGCATCCTAGATTAGCCCGAACAAGTGCGTAAAATTCAGGGCTAGCTTGCAAGACCCATCTTCTCGTTATAAAGATCCAATAACTGGGGTGCTTTTCCCAAATAACGGGTCACGAATTCCTTTAGGAACCTCTTCTCTGGAACTATCAAGGATGTAGCCAAGCTAGGGGTATCGACCAACCCCTTAGACAACAGGACTCGAAACACTAAACACCGAGGAACAATTCGCTTTCGTAAGCTCAGTGAGATCACCACCGGACGCCGCGCAATCTGCAAAGAATCAATCCCCATCTCATAGACAAAGAAGTCCATCGCTTTCGTAATTTTGATCTCCGATGCCGCCATACACCACGGATGCCTCCTAAAGGCTGAAGCAACTTCCTCCTCCGACCAACCCCACTTGCCATACACGCCGATTTTCCTCCTCCACAACGACTCGGACATACCCCTAAGTACATGTAAAGCCGAGACAAAACCCATTTTTGAAGGCTTAAAACCCATCGCCTTAACCTTATCCACAGCCTTATCGAACTGTTCAGTCGATGCCAGGAATATCGGCCCATGATACAGAACTAAGTGCCCAATGTTTGCTGGAGGCACTCCAGCATTCCTCAAAATCGTGATTTTGGGAATGAGTAGAGTTCCCGGATCCTCGTACAAAGTCCTCGGACAACGTTTGATGGCTGCAACGGCATTCTGACCGGATTGCACCAGATCGCCAATATAATCCAAAGTGGGCCTCAAATGGTTCTCCAAGCTCCTGGCCAATAACCTCGGCAATGCACTTATGACTCTGGCTACATCAGCATCGGAAAAGCCTCTGGAGCGCAAAAAATTGATCTTTGGCAAGAGAATCGTGTCCGGGCTCGTCAAAAGCAACCGGGGGTATCTGGTAACGACGTTGGAGATCTGGGTCCGAGAGAAACCTCGTTCCCGGAGCAAACGAAGGATCGAGTCGGGCCTCGAAGGGGTTTCGAAGCAGACGAGCCGCGACGCGGAAAGGGCGGACTCTGGTGACAACCCGC
The genomic region above belongs to Rhodamnia argentea isolate NSW1041297 chromosome 6, ASM2092103v1, whole genome shotgun sequence and contains:
- the LOC115734236 gene encoding uncharacterized protein LOC115734236 → MSIVSGLDPMLVNLARRALLQARVVLAVPNPAQTLFRLSSTSSESHSFTVSHLVNACGLSPESALSASRLVCFETPSRPDSILRLLRERGFSRTQISNVVTRYPRLLLTSPDTILLPKINFLRSRGFSDADVARVISALPRLLARSLENHLRPTLDYIGDLVQSGQNAVAAIKRCPRTLYEDPGTLLIPKITILRNAGVPPANIGHLVLYHGPIFLASTEQFDKAVDKVKAMGFKPSKMGFVSALHVLRGMSESLWRRKIGVYGKWGWSEEEVASAFRRHPWCMAASEIKITKAMDFFVYEMGIDSLQIARRPVVISLSLRKRIVPRCLVFRVLLSKGLVDTPSLATSLIVPEKRFLKEFVTRYLGKAPQLLDLYNEKMGLAS